In Acidimicrobiia bacterium, one genomic interval encodes:
- a CDS encoding cation transporter — protein MTDRSDLNRRALQLEYATIGWNVGEAVLTIGLGIVAGSLALIGFGSDSIIEVFASAVVIWHLIPGHDFDHPDRTALALRLVGLAFAVLAVVLVSLSVRDLATGRRPDASPWGIAYLGVTAVVMFALARSKKRIATRLDSAPLRSEASMTLLDGLLATGTMVGLALNAVFGWWWADPIAALLVGAVAANEARENWAEAAELLEL, from the coding sequence ATGACCGACCGATCAGACCTCAATCGCAGAGCCCTGCAACTCGAATACGCAACGATCGGGTGGAACGTCGGAGAGGCCGTGCTGACCATCGGGCTCGGCATTGTGGCCGGGTCGCTGGCTCTGATCGGTTTCGGATCGGATTCAATCATCGAGGTGTTCGCATCCGCGGTCGTGATCTGGCATTTGATTCCTGGCCATGACTTCGATCACCCCGACCGAACCGCTCTCGCTCTCCGATTAGTTGGCCTGGCCTTCGCAGTGTTGGCCGTTGTTCTCGTGTCGTTGAGTGTTCGCGATCTCGCAACGGGACGCCGACCGGACGCATCGCCGTGGGGGATCGCATATCTGGGTGTCACCGCTGTGGTCATGTTCGCCCTTGCCCGCTCGAAGAAGCGGATCGCAACGCGCCTGGACTCGGCTCCATTGCGGTCGGAAGCCTCTATGACGCTCCTCGATGGACTCCTCGCCACGGGCACGATGGTCGGACTAGCACTGAACGCAGTATTCGGGTGGTGGTGGGCCGATCCGATTGCAGCGCTACTCGTCGGTGCGGTTGCCGCCAACGAGGCCCGTGAGAACTGGGCGGAGGCGGCCGAGTTGCTCGAGCTGTAA
- a CDS encoding antiporter, whose translation MADIYDWDVEDETFWETTGKKIAKRNLWISIPSLLCGFAVWLYWSVITVQMLNLGFPFTNAQLFTLSAIAGLAGASFRIPSSFLIRIAGGRNTIFFTTALLMIPAVGTGLALLSQDTPLWIFQALAFLSGLGGGNFASSMSNISFFYPKKMQGLSLGLNAGLGNAGVTTMQVLIPLVMTFGLFGGGSMILETSSGTLIGQIAAGTETWIHNAGFVWLVILIPLAFFAWFKMDNIRAEHVSPNIGSPLNSFAKISGMLGLAFIPAAIGLFFILPSPTGLGWTWAKYPIIILVIWGTVLLLKLLRGEIKPNLERQFKIFGNKHTWIMSVIYTMTFGSFIGYSAGFALAIKVIFGFQHVLVDGVMTHDLVNPGGPSALTFAWMGPFIGAFIRPVGGWIADKVGGARVTQWVSVVMIASALGVAYFMKQAYQSATPEDHFLPFFLLFLVLFAATGVGNGSTFRTIAVVFDQEQAGPVLGWTSAVAAYGAFVVPQEFGEQITKTTPEIALYAFAAFYAICLFLNWWYYLGPKAEFQNP comes from the coding sequence ATGGCTGACATCTACGACTGGGACGTCGAAGACGAGACGTTCTGGGAAACCACCGGAAAGAAGATCGCCAAGCGGAACCTCTGGATCTCAATCCCAAGCCTCTTGTGTGGGTTCGCGGTATGGCTCTACTGGAGCGTCATCACCGTTCAGATGCTCAACCTCGGTTTTCCTTTCACCAACGCGCAGCTCTTCACATTGTCGGCAATCGCCGGTCTGGCAGGGGCGAGTTTCAGGATTCCGAGCAGCTTCCTGATCCGGATTGCGGGTGGTCGGAACACGATCTTCTTCACAACTGCGTTGTTGATGATCCCGGCTGTCGGTACCGGTCTTGCTCTTCTCTCGCAGGACACGCCACTGTGGATCTTCCAGGCGCTCGCATTCCTTTCGGGCCTGGGTGGTGGGAACTTCGCTTCGTCTATGTCCAACATCAGTTTCTTCTATCCGAAGAAGATGCAGGGCCTCTCACTCGGCTTGAACGCCGGCCTCGGCAACGCAGGTGTCACGACCATGCAGGTGCTGATCCCTCTGGTCATGACCTTCGGGCTCTTCGGTGGCGGATCGATGATTCTCGAGACGTCTTCTGGAACCCTGATCGGTCAGATCGCAGCCGGTACCGAGACCTGGATCCACAACGCCGGTTTCGTGTGGCTCGTCATCCTGATTCCGCTGGCGTTTTTCGCATGGTTCAAGATGGACAACATCCGCGCCGAGCACGTCTCTCCAAACATCGGCTCCCCCCTCAATTCGTTCGCCAAGATCAGCGGGATGCTCGGATTGGCCTTCATTCCGGCCGCCATCGGCCTCTTCTTCATCCTGCCGAGCCCGACCGGCTTGGGATGGACGTGGGCCAAGTACCCGATCATCATCCTGGTGATCTGGGGAACGGTGCTGCTCCTCAAGCTTCTGCGTGGTGAGATCAAGCCCAACCTCGAGCGACAGTTCAAGATCTTCGGCAACAAGCACACCTGGATCATGAGCGTCATTTACACAATGACGTTCGGCAGTTTCATCGGATACTCGGCCGGCTTTGCCCTGGCGATCAAGGTCATCTTCGGCTTTCAGCATGTCCTGGTGGATGGGGTGATGACCCATGACCTCGTGAACCCCGGAGGCCCCTCGGCGTTGACGTTTGCGTGGATGGGCCCGTTCATCGGGGCGTTCATCCGTCCGGTCGGCGGCTGGATCGCCGACAAAGTCGGTGGAGCGCGAGTGACGCAGTGGGTGTCGGTGGTGATGATCGCCAGTGCGCTCGGAGTCGCCTACTTCATGAAGCAGGCATACCAATCTGCAACTCCGGAGGATCATTTCCTGCCGTTCTTCCTGCTCTTCCTCGTCTTGTTTGCTGCGACCGGAGTCGGAAACGGGTCCACCTTCCGCACGATCGCCGTCGTGTTCGACCAGGAGCAAGCCGGACCGGTGCTCGGATGGACCTCGGCCGTCGCCGCCTACGGAGCATTCGTGGTGCCTCAGGAGTTCGGCGAGCAGATCACGAAGACAACACCGGAGATCGCCCTGTACGCATTCGCCGCCTTCTACGCGATCTGCCTGTTCTTGAATTGGTGGTACTACCTGGGCCCGAAAGCAGAGTTCCAGAACCCGTAG
- a CDS encoding MFS transporter has translation MSQDDRSPSTADTPPKLLDFSQERIRTLHYTWIAFFMTFYVWFNMAPMATTMLDSVGWLTDEHVKILLIANVALTIPARIVVGALIDRFGARVVFSGLMVLMALPALAFVLADSFMQMLIARLVLSSVGAGFVIGIKMVAQWFPPKYIGRAEGFYAGWGNFGSAFAAMTLPWFAITVMDNWFGLGDNAWRWALGVNGFVMGAYGVLYYFLVRDVPAGEQLHKAKKTEPMMVTSYRDLTQYLVWSFPLVGALGVLAWRISNVKIDGEAVISDGTLFVIYGILLAVYVGHVFKTLQINLPYLRAGVPDDEKYHWGSVAALNSTYFANFGAELAVVSMLPKFFENTFVPLTDSGGSPLVTATVAGVVAASFAFVNLGARPLGGYLSDRMANRKRTMLIYMVGIAVGFLLMAFIGRWGSGVDADGLRTVVPMFGGLWWLVASVAITVFASVFVQGAEGATFAIIPMINKRMTGQIAGMAGAYGNVGAVIYLVLFSLVDSKTFFFVLATGAALSFVVTLLMLEEPKDSFVEEFVHDAEGRLEA, from the coding sequence ATGAGTCAGGACGATCGGTCACCGTCCACGGCTGATACGCCGCCGAAACTGCTCGACTTCAGCCAGGAGCGAATCCGGACACTCCACTACACCTGGATCGCCTTCTTCATGACCTTTTACGTCTGGTTCAACATGGCTCCGATGGCGACCACCATGTTGGATTCCGTCGGTTGGTTGACCGACGAGCACGTGAAGATCCTGTTGATCGCCAACGTCGCTCTGACGATCCCGGCCCGCATCGTGGTCGGAGCCCTCATCGACCGCTTCGGGGCACGCGTCGTCTTCTCGGGGTTGATGGTCCTCATGGCGCTTCCCGCCCTGGCCTTCGTTCTCGCCGACTCCTTCATGCAGATGCTGATAGCCCGCCTCGTGCTCAGTTCGGTCGGCGCCGGATTCGTCATCGGGATCAAGATGGTCGCTCAGTGGTTCCCTCCGAAGTACATCGGTAGAGCAGAAGGGTTCTACGCAGGTTGGGGAAACTTCGGATCCGCGTTCGCCGCTATGACGCTCCCCTGGTTTGCGATAACAGTCATGGACAACTGGTTCGGACTCGGTGACAACGCCTGGCGTTGGGCGCTCGGAGTAAACGGCTTCGTCATGGGTGCCTACGGGGTGCTGTATTACTTCCTGGTCCGGGATGTACCGGCGGGCGAGCAACTCCACAAAGCCAAGAAGACCGAGCCGATGATGGTTACGTCGTACCGTGACCTGACCCAGTATCTCGTCTGGTCGTTTCCGCTGGTTGGTGCCCTCGGGGTCCTCGCCTGGCGAATCAGCAACGTGAAAATCGACGGTGAGGCGGTCATCTCCGATGGAACGCTGTTTGTCATCTACGGCATTCTCCTGGCGGTCTACGTCGGCCACGTCTTCAAAACCCTTCAGATCAATCTCCCGTACCTTCGAGCAGGGGTTCCCGACGACGAGAAATACCACTGGGGCAGTGTCGCGGCTCTCAACAGCACTTATTTTGCCAACTTCGGGGCAGAGCTGGCGGTCGTGTCGATGCTGCCGAAGTTCTTCGAGAACACCTTCGTTCCTCTCACAGACAGTGGCGGCAGCCCGCTGGTCACGGCCACCGTCGCAGGGGTGGTGGCAGCCTCCTTCGCGTTCGTGAACCTGGGAGCCCGGCCACTGGGCGGGTACCTGTCCGACCGGATGGCCAACCGCAAACGAACAATGCTGATCTACATGGTCGGGATCGCAGTCGGGTTCCTCCTGATGGCATTCATCGGTCGATGGGGCAGCGGGGTAGACGCCGACGGCCTCAGGACCGTGGTCCCGATGTTCGGGGGGCTCTGGTGGTTGGTCGCCTCCGTGGCAATCACCGTCTTCGCCTCGGTGTTCGTGCAGGGGGCGGAAGGCGCGACGTTCGCCATCATCCCGATGATCAACAAGCGGATGACGGGACAAATCGCCGGAATGGCGGGGGCCTACGGCAACGTCGGCGCGGTCATATACCTGGTTCTCTTCTCGCTGGTTGACTCCAAGACGTTCTTCTTCGTCCTGGCGACCGGAGCGGCGCTCAGCTTCGTCGTGACCCTGTTGATGCTCGAAGAACCAAAGGATTCGTTTGTTGAGGAGTTCGTCCACGACGCAGAGGGGCGCCTGGAGGCATAG
- a CDS encoding DUF6390 family protein has protein sequence MAHRPGVGDALGWVTMKASPDPRGTLSPEVAGPLLFARFAYPPNELGYCGSEDHRTLLEYGAAQVVDPGIRELAKGFSGAWPYLQFIATETGIGDPLDTRVVEAYWIGSPLLEGLDVTALGNSLRDRFAPRAGASWKYLEETIPAKALPHHSFHVLGVYPWVGLLNGDLGDHPLRILDRCRIRWGRVVADLGEKLVVSSRPLEWDGRSLSLGAEIEELAVTTLEGYGFVSGFSPGEWVALHWDWVCDRLDRRQLANLQRYTNTHLSIANHGLAHPGPATVLG, from the coding sequence TTGGCTCATCGTCCCGGCGTCGGCGATGCGCTTGGCTGGGTCACGATGAAGGCCTCGCCCGATCCACGCGGCACCCTTTCGCCTGAGGTCGCCGGACCGTTGCTGTTTGCCCGTTTCGCCTATCCACCCAACGAACTGGGATACTGCGGATCTGAGGACCATCGCACTTTGCTCGAGTACGGTGCGGCGCAAGTCGTTGATCCCGGCATACGGGAGTTGGCCAAGGGATTCTCCGGCGCATGGCCATACCTCCAGTTCATCGCCACCGAAACCGGCATCGGAGATCCACTCGACACCAGAGTCGTCGAGGCGTATTGGATCGGAAGTCCTTTGCTCGAAGGACTGGACGTAACCGCACTCGGCAATTCCCTGCGTGATCGCTTCGCTCCTCGAGCAGGGGCATCGTGGAAGTACCTCGAGGAGACCATCCCGGCAAAAGCGCTTCCCCACCACTCATTTCACGTGCTCGGCGTATACCCGTGGGTTGGCCTGTTGAACGGCGACCTCGGGGACCACCCGCTCCGGATCCTCGACCGGTGTCGCATCCGGTGGGGGCGGGTTGTGGCTGATCTCGGGGAAAAGCTGGTGGTTAGTAGCCGACCGCTCGAATGGGATGGTCGATCATTGTCACTCGGCGCTGAGATCGAGGAGTTGGCCGTCACAACCCTGGAGGGGTACGGGTTCGTGAGTGGCTTCAGTCCGGGGGAATGGGTTGCCCTCCATTGGGACTGGGTTTGTGATCGTCTCGATCGACGGCAGCTCGCCAATCTCCAGCGCTACACAAATACCCATCTCTCCATTGCCAATCACGGCCTAGCTCACCCTGGTCCTGCAACCGTTCTCGGCTGA
- a CDS encoding adenosine deaminase, whose translation MSFIEGIPKAELHLHLEGTLEPELKLALAERNDVALPARTVEAMRAAYDFHDLPSFLSVYYEGMSVLISEEDFFDLTYAYLVKAQSQNVRYAEMFFDPQAHTSRGLSFETVIRGIHRAQEQGRADLGIETQLIMCFLRDMTAGSASEALAQSLPYGEWIVGVGLDSDEKGNPPVKFIDVFAEARRKGYRLTMHCDVDQDDSVEHIWQCLDDVGVERIDHGVNSLEDDRLIDELRTRGVALTVCPISNSYVTEGTKASAIKEMLDRGLKVTINSDDPAYFPGYMTENLIVAQREGGLTRDDLIQLSRNAFEAAWISDDQRRPYLEELAAYSTRF comes from the coding sequence ATGAGCTTCATCGAAGGCATTCCGAAGGCCGAACTCCACCTTCACCTCGAGGGAACTCTCGAGCCGGAGTTGAAGCTCGCGCTGGCAGAACGAAATGACGTGGCGCTTCCGGCGAGGACGGTCGAGGCGATGCGAGCCGCCTACGATTTCCACGATCTGCCTTCGTTCTTGAGCGTGTACTACGAAGGGATGAGCGTCCTGATCAGCGAGGAGGACTTCTTCGATCTGACCTATGCCTATTTGGTGAAGGCTCAGTCGCAGAACGTGCGGTATGCCGAGATGTTCTTCGACCCGCAAGCGCACACGAGCCGTGGTCTTTCGTTCGAAACCGTGATCAGGGGGATTCATCGCGCCCAGGAACAGGGTCGTGCCGACCTGGGCATCGAGACCCAGCTCATCATGTGTTTCCTGCGGGACATGACGGCCGGGTCGGCCTCCGAGGCGCTCGCTCAGTCGCTTCCCTACGGAGAGTGGATCGTGGGCGTCGGGTTGGATTCCGATGAGAAGGGCAATCCACCGGTCAAGTTCATCGATGTCTTCGCCGAGGCCCGCCGGAAGGGGTATCGCCTGACCATGCATTGCGATGTCGACCAGGACGACTCGGTCGAGCATATCTGGCAGTGCCTGGACGACGTTGGAGTCGAGCGGATCGACCATGGAGTGAACTCGCTCGAAGACGATCGCCTAATCGACGAACTCCGCACTCGTGGTGTCGCCTTGACGGTTTGCCCGATTTCGAACAGCTATGTCACAGAGGGCACGAAGGCTTCTGCCATAAAGGAGATGCTCGACCGGGGCTTGAAGGTGACCATCAACTCAGATGATCCCGCCTACTTCCCCGGCTACATGACCGAGAACCTCATCGTCGCCCAACGCGAGGGCGGCTTGACGAGAGACGATCTGATCCAGCTGAGCCGGAACGCGTTCGAGGCTGCCTGGATTTCCGACGATCAGCGACGTCCCTACCTCGAGGAGTTGGCTGCGTATTCGACCCGGTTCTGA
- a CDS encoding zinc-dependent peptidase, whose translation MKRKHEKALRGTFPESWRTLLGERLRWWSMLGAGDRERMEDLIRVFLADKSFEGTRGFEPSEEMKIQIAAQACLLILGLDYDFYDDVTSIIVSPTVVHHNGPRHLDGGIVSDDHAALSGQAMLHGPVLIAWDRLFNQALHPDRGHNVVFHEFAHKLDMRNGSGNGVPPMSAELKLRWEPALRSILQRLRRGGAASLDAYGGTNPAELLAVATEAFFDIPVRLQRDEPDLYGLLRAFYRQDPAARLTASSG comes from the coding sequence ATGAAGCGGAAACACGAGAAGGCCCTCCGGGGCACGTTCCCTGAGTCATGGCGGACATTGCTCGGTGAAAGGCTGCGCTGGTGGTCGATGCTCGGTGCCGGTGACCGGGAGCGCATGGAGGACTTGATCAGGGTGTTCCTGGCCGACAAGTCGTTTGAAGGAACGCGGGGCTTTGAACCATCAGAGGAGATGAAGATCCAGATCGCCGCCCAGGCCTGTCTCCTCATCCTCGGCCTCGACTACGACTTCTACGACGATGTGACGTCCATCATCGTGTCGCCCACCGTCGTTCACCACAACGGGCCGCGTCACCTCGATGGTGGGATCGTCAGCGATGACCACGCCGCCCTTTCCGGACAGGCGATGCTGCACGGACCGGTCCTCATCGCCTGGGATAGGTTGTTCAACCAGGCGCTTCATCCGGACCGGGGTCACAACGTCGTCTTTCACGAGTTCGCTCACAAGCTGGACATGCGAAACGGAAGCGGCAATGGTGTTCCGCCGATGTCCGCCGAACTCAAACTGCGCTGGGAGCCGGCACTCCGGTCGATCCTGCAACGGCTCCGCCGGGGAGGCGCGGCGAGCCTCGATGCGTACGGCGGTACGAATCCGGCCGAATTGCTGGCCGTCGCCACCGAAGCGTTCTTCGACATTCCGGTACGCCTGCAGCGGGATGAGCCGGATTTGTATGGACTGCTCAGGGCTTTCTACCGGCAGGATCCTGCCGCCCGCCTGACGGCATCGAGCGGCTGA
- a CDS encoding response regulator transcription factor, producing the protein MRAERILVVDDEDRIRSTVVSYLREEGYHVDEAATGEEAVAKARDKSPDLVVLDVRLPGIDGFEVLQQLRRTSDVYVIMLTARADETDRLIGLEGGADDYVTKPFSPRELVARVRTVLRRKGMTSSVDEDVLEFDGIAVNLARRQVGVDGHAVETTALEFDLLAALASSPGRVFSRRQLIERIWGWDFFGDERIVDTHISNLRKALGDSADPLRFIGTVRGVGYKFRGVRS; encoded by the coding sequence ATGCGAGCTGAACGGATTCTCGTGGTCGACGACGAAGACCGCATTCGGTCCACTGTCGTTTCCTATCTTCGTGAGGAGGGTTATCACGTCGATGAAGCGGCCACGGGGGAGGAAGCCGTCGCCAAAGCCCGCGACAAGAGCCCCGACCTCGTGGTTCTCGACGTCCGCTTGCCGGGCATCGACGGTTTCGAGGTTCTACAGCAACTCCGCCGGACCTCCGACGTGTACGTCATCATGCTGACTGCTCGCGCTGATGAGACCGACCGGTTGATCGGCCTCGAAGGCGGGGCCGACGACTACGTGACCAAGCCGTTCAGTCCGCGCGAACTCGTCGCCCGGGTCCGTACGGTTTTGCGCCGCAAGGGTATGACGAGTTCGGTCGACGAAGACGTTCTCGAGTTCGACGGTATCGCGGTGAACCTGGCCAGGAGGCAGGTCGGCGTGGACGGCCACGCGGTAGAGACCACCGCGCTCGAGTTCGACCTCCTCGCCGCGCTGGCCTCATCTCCGGGAAGGGTTTTCAGCCGCCGGCAGCTCATCGAACGCATCTGGGGCTGGGACTTCTTCGGAGACGAGCGGATCGTCGACACCCACATCAGCAACCTTCGCAAAGCGCTCGGTGACTCGGCCGACCCCCTGCGGTTCATCGGCACCGTGCGCGGCGTCGGATACAAGTTCCGCGGGGTCCGATCATGA
- a CDS encoding ABC transporter permease subunit yields MLANVATKNVLDRWKGILIGAGSIGLLLLMGMSVYRSVDLGLYTSMPAAMRALVGIAEDTDVGGLAYGAIYASYGALTLAALSLSMGSASIAGEERNGTLGLLLGNPKSRTSILVSKATSMVGLTAVGTLVLLAFGLLSPALLSVELGDMHITALAFHMFVISIFHGFLAMAIGAWTGKTGLASGVTAGIMTISFIGVGLFPLIDALKEWARIFPWYHYSNGEPALNGVDWGGIAVLIAAMVVLAAAAVVGVNRRDLRGQTTGVSLIDRLRTHPITKKVADRLAGSARVSHIWVKTLTEHQGLIIIVAYIEFFIMGILIGPMYTFIDEFLLDFADALPEAMLALFGGGDLSTAEGFYQVETFGMMAPIAVMVATIAIGARALAGEEANRTMGILLANPIKRSKIVYEKTVSMVVGGVVVGFATFAGVTLGSVIGGLGMNIGNIAATCLLLTLLGLVFGAVALALSAATGKPRPAIFGSIGIAIVLFVINAFLPLSESLAGLAKATPFYYYLSSDPLLTGMHWGHGAILSGIFVGLIALSVVLFQRRDLRQTG; encoded by the coding sequence ATGCTGGCGAACGTCGCCACGAAGAACGTCCTCGACCGGTGGAAGGGCATCCTCATCGGTGCCGGGAGCATCGGACTACTTCTTCTGATGGGCATGTCGGTGTATCGCAGTGTCGATCTCGGTCTCTACACCAGCATGCCGGCCGCAATGCGGGCCCTCGTGGGGATCGCCGAGGACACCGATGTAGGCGGGTTGGCCTACGGAGCCATCTACGCCTCGTACGGGGCGCTTACGCTGGCGGCCCTGTCGCTTTCGATGGGGTCCGCGTCGATCGCCGGCGAGGAACGCAATGGCACGCTGGGTCTGCTGCTCGGGAATCCCAAGAGCCGGACCAGCATCCTGGTCTCCAAGGCAACGTCGATGGTGGGCTTGACTGCCGTCGGAACGCTCGTTCTGCTTGCGTTCGGACTGCTCAGCCCGGCCCTTTTGAGTGTCGAACTCGGGGACATGCACATCACGGCGCTTGCCTTCCACATGTTCGTGATCTCCATTTTCCACGGCTTCCTCGCCATGGCGATCGGGGCCTGGACCGGGAAGACTGGTCTGGCTTCAGGTGTGACCGCCGGGATCATGACAATCTCGTTCATCGGCGTAGGCCTGTTCCCGCTCATCGATGCGTTGAAGGAGTGGGCCCGGATCTTCCCCTGGTACCACTACTCAAACGGCGAACCAGCCCTCAACGGAGTCGACTGGGGCGGGATCGCCGTCCTAATCGCGGCGATGGTTGTGCTGGCCGCGGCCGCAGTGGTCGGGGTGAACCGGCGAGATCTACGGGGCCAGACGACAGGCGTTTCGTTGATCGACCGTTTGCGAACTCACCCGATAACCAAGAAGGTGGCCGACCGGTTGGCCGGATCGGCACGCGTCAGCCACATCTGGGTCAAAACCCTCACCGAACACCAGGGCCTAATCATCATTGTTGCCTACATCGAGTTCTTCATCATGGGAATCCTGATCGGACCGATGTACACCTTCATCGATGAGTTTCTCCTGGATTTCGCCGATGCCTTACCGGAGGCAATGCTGGCATTGTTCGGAGGCGGTGATCTCAGCACCGCCGAGGGCTTCTATCAGGTCGAGACCTTCGGGATGATGGCTCCCATTGCCGTAATGGTGGCGACCATTGCCATTGGAGCACGGGCGCTGGCGGGCGAAGAGGCCAATCGCACGATGGGCATACTGTTGGCCAATCCGATCAAACGGTCAAAGATCGTCTATGAGAAGACTGTCTCGATGGTTGTCGGAGGCGTGGTCGTCGGCTTCGCTACGTTTGCCGGAGTGACCCTCGGGTCGGTCATCGGTGGCCTGGGGATGAACATAGGCAACATCGCCGCCACTTGCTTGCTGTTGACGTTGCTAGGCCTGGTGTTCGGTGCCGTCGCGCTGGCCTTGAGCGCCGCCACCGGAAAGCCGCGCCCGGCCATCTTCGGATCGATCGGCATCGCCATCGTGCTCTTCGTGATCAACGCCTTCCTGCCGCTCAGCGAGAGCCTGGCCGGCCTGGCCAAGGCGACACCGTTCTACTACTACCTGTCCAGCGACCCTCTGTTGACGGGAATGCACTGGGGCCACGGGGCGATCCTGTCCGGCATTTTCGTCGGGCTCATCGCGCTGTCGGTCGTTCTCTTCCAACGGAGGGACCTGCGCCAGACGGGCTAG
- a CDS encoding ABC transporter ATP-binding protein has translation MTDQIAIRAEGLTKHYGDVEALVDLNLDVRTGEIFGFLGPNGAGKTTMIRTILDEIRPTAGKASILGMDSHAQSVEIRRHIGYVPGDLAMYPNLTGHDTLTYFANLRGGVDWSYIDELAGRLDADLSKKVGDLSSGNRQKVGLIQAFMNRPDVLIMDEPSSGLDPLVQREFQKMMREVAAEGRAVFLSSHTLSEVQRVADRVGIIRHGKLIAVEAVADLRSKAIRKISIFFDAPVDGTVLEGLPGVRAVTTENDHVTLSFDGQMETLLKVVTERFHVMDITTQEADLEEIFLTYYRDEEVNV, from the coding sequence ATGACCGATCAGATCGCCATCCGCGCAGAAGGCCTCACCAAGCACTACGGGGACGTAGAGGCTCTGGTGGATCTGAACCTGGACGTTCGCACAGGTGAGATCTTCGGATTTCTCGGACCGAACGGCGCGGGCAAGACGACCATGATCCGGACGATCCTCGACGAGATCCGGCCCACTGCCGGGAAGGCTTCGATCCTCGGGATGGACTCCCATGCGCAATCGGTCGAGATTCGCAGGCACATCGGGTACGTACCGGGCGACCTGGCGATGTATCCCAACCTGACCGGCCATGACACGCTCACCTACTTTGCCAACCTGCGGGGCGGAGTCGACTGGTCTTACATCGATGAACTGGCCGGGCGGCTCGATGCCGACCTCTCGAAGAAGGTAGGAGACTTGTCCTCGGGCAACCGGCAGAAGGTCGGTCTGATCCAGGCATTCATGAACAGGCCGGACGTATTGATCATGGACGAGCCGAGTTCGGGCCTCGACCCGCTCGTACAGCGTGAGTTCCAGAAGATGATGCGCGAGGTGGCGGCCGAAGGGCGCGCCGTGTTCCTCTCCAGCCACACCCTGTCAGAGGTGCAGCGGGTCGCAGACCGGGTCGGGATCATCCGCCACGGCAAGCTGATTGCCGTCGAGGCTGTTGCTGATCTCCGGTCGAAAGCCATCCGCAAGATCAGTATCTTCTTCGACGCTCCCGTCGACGGCACGGTGCTCGAGGGCCTGCCGGGAGTCCGGGCAGTCACCACAGAGAACGACCACGTCACTCTCTCATTCGACGGGCAGATGGAAACGCTCTTGAAGGTCGTCACCGAGCGGTTCCACGTCATGGACATCACGACGCAGGAAGCCGACCTCGAAGAGATCTTCTTGACCTATTACCGCGACGAGGAGGTGAACGTCTAA
- a CDS encoding HAMP domain-containing sensor histidine kinase → MSIWRRLRTRLFVSHLLVIAIGGLAMFVVGSVLTRTLFQGRLGRMNRGAGRLNNATAGELHAALGDSLNIALVVGFAVAVLAAGVVAAFLARRFIRPISAVREATDRIARGEYDEEIELPQEEELAALAGDVNTLARTLSATESRRTRLIGEVTHELRSPITTIRALMEGVLDGVTEPTSELFVAVADEASRMQRLADDLALLSQAEEGSLPMVLELADLRELGAGAAERLRLQFDHQQVALEVEPGVALPVSVDPLRIGQVFTNLLGNALIHTPAGGVVAVRSIRESDMAVVEVLDSGSGIQRDELDHIFERFYRLPDSTQPAGRGIGLTIARSIARAHGGDVTADSRGPGQGSTFRISIPLHELDRG, encoded by the coding sequence ATGAGTATTTGGCGCCGTCTCCGCACCCGACTCTTTGTCTCCCATCTGCTGGTCATCGCGATCGGTGGGTTGGCGATGTTCGTGGTTGGGAGCGTCCTCACGAGGACGTTGTTCCAGGGCCGGCTAGGTCGGATGAATCGGGGCGCGGGCAGATTGAATAACGCAACGGCAGGCGAACTTCATGCGGCCCTCGGTGATTCGCTGAACATCGCGCTAGTGGTCGGCTTCGCAGTCGCCGTCCTGGCGGCCGGAGTGGTTGCGGCGTTCCTGGCCAGGAGGTTCATACGCCCGATCAGCGCCGTGCGGGAGGCGACCGACCGCATCGCCCGCGGCGAATACGACGAGGAAATCGAGTTGCCCCAGGAGGAAGAGTTGGCGGCTCTGGCCGGGGACGTCAACACCCTGGCGCGGACCTTGTCGGCGACTGAGAGCCGACGGACACGGCTCATCGGCGAGGTCACCCACGAACTCCGGTCACCGATCACCACCATCCGGGCGCTGATGGAAGGAGTCCTCGATGGAGTCACCGAGCCGACCAGTGAGTTGTTTGTGGCGGTAGCCGACGAAGCCTCCCGGATGCAACGCTTGGCCGACGACCTCGCGCTTTTGTCTCAGGCGGAAGAGGGGTCGCTGCCCATGGTTTTAGAACTCGCCGACCTGCGGGAACTGGGTGCCGGCGCGGCCGAGCGACTCCGGCTCCAGTTCGATCATCAGCAGGTGGCGCTCGAGGTTGAACCGGGCGTTGCTCTCCCGGTCTCCGTCGACCCCCTGCGCATCGGCCAGGTCTTCACCAATCTGCTGGGCAATGCCCTCATCCATACTCCCGCCGGCGGTGTCGTCGCCGTTCGATCGATCCGGGAGAGCGACATGGCCGTGGTAGAGGTCCTGGACTCGGGATCGGGTATCCAGCGCGACGAACTCGACCACATATTCGAGCGGTTCTACCGTCTGCCGGACTCGACCCAGCCGGCCGGACGCGGCATCGGGCTCACCATCGCCCGCAGCATCGCCCGAGCCCACGGTGGTGACGTCACTGCCGACTCGAGGGGCCCGGGCCAGGGGTCGACCTTCAGGATCTCGATTCCTCTCCACGAACTCGACCGGGGTTAG